One Actinomycetota bacterium DNA segment encodes these proteins:
- a CDS encoding type II secretion system F family protein: MAATFTYRVRDRQGKIIVGSLEGDSEITVANKLRQMEYIVLGIKEKAEVPSPGEVLMRFKRIKLKDLTVFSRQFATMINAGLSLTKCLNILSVQTENSALAKVIAEVQHDVEAGQALSDALAKHPGIFPPLFINMIRAGETGGVLDEVLLRIAEHYEKETTLKGRIKSAMAYPSAMFGFSMLILFAMITFVVPIFVRMFEGLGGELPLPTRILLAASGFMQSFWYIGLLITIALVYAFRWFGRTETGRLQIDRIKLHLPIIGSLVRKISIARFARTLGTLVSSGVPILQALDIVAETSGNAVVATSVMRTRASIKEGESIARPLEESTVFPPMVVQMIAVGEETGALDSMLNKIADFYDSEVSATVDALTSLIEPLMIVVMGTLIGGIIISLYMPMFQVITLIK, from the coding sequence TTGGCAGCAACCTTTACTTATAGGGTTCGTGATAGACAGGGCAAGATAATAGTGGGCTCCCTCGAAGGCGATAGCGAAATCACCGTTGCTAATAAATTGCGCCAGATGGAATACATCGTATTGGGTATTAAGGAGAAAGCTGAAGTCCCTAGTCCTGGCGAAGTCCTTATGCGCTTTAAAAGAATAAAATTGAAGGATCTCACGGTGTTTAGCCGTCAGTTCGCCACCATGATAAATGCCGGTCTTTCCCTGACCAAATGTCTGAACATCTTGAGTGTGCAAACCGAAAATTCTGCCCTGGCCAAGGTGATTGCCGAAGTTCAGCACGATGTCGAGGCGGGACAAGCACTTTCCGATGCCTTGGCAAAGCATCCAGGAATTTTTCCTCCCTTATTCATCAATATGATAAGAGCTGGAGAAACCGGTGGAGTACTCGATGAGGTACTGCTTCGAATAGCCGAACATTACGAGAAGGAAACGACATTGAAGGGGAGGATAAAATCGGCGATGGCTTATCCCTCGGCCATGTTCGGCTTTTCCATGCTCATCTTATTTGCCATGATCACCTTCGTTGTCCCAATTTTTGTGAGGATGTTCGAAGGTTTGGGTGGCGAACTTCCTTTACCCACTCGGATTTTGCTGGCCGCAAGCGGTTTCATGCAAAGTTTTTGGTACATAGGGTTGCTCATTACCATAGCATTGGTTTATGCCTTCCGATGGTTTGGGAGGACGGAAACAGGTCGATTGCAGATCGATAGGATAAAATTGCACTTGCCCATCATCGGGTCATTGGTTCGTAAGATATCCATAGCTAGATTTGCTCGAACTCTGGGAACCTTGGTCTCCAGTGGCGTCCCCATACTCCAAGCTTTGGACATTGTGGCGGAAACATCGGGCAATGCTGTGGTTGCTACCTCTGTGATGAGGACTCGAGCAAGTATCAAGGAGGGTGAAAGCATCGCGAGACCTCTGGAGGAAAGCACTGTGTTCCCTCCAATGGTGGTTCAAATGATCGCCGTTGGCGAGGAGACGGGAGCCCTCGACTCAATGTTGAATAAGATTGCCGATTTCTATGATTCGGAGGTTTCAGCCACGGTGGAT
- a CDS encoding type IV pilus twitching motility protein PilT, with amino-acid sequence MELTDLLEEVLRREASDLHLTVGTPPVIRIHGDLVRLDYPKLTPKDTKEMVYSILTSEQRERLEKNLELDFSYSLPGKARFRVNIYHQRNSLAAAFRFIPVEIKTLEELGLPKILETLARKPRGFVLVTGPTGSGKTTTLAALINIINETRNVHIMTIEDPIEYLHHHKKSIVNQREVGLDTKSFANALKYVLRQDPDVILIGEMRDVETIATALTAAETGHLVFATLHTPDAPQSIDRIIDVFPPHQQQQVRIQLAGTLQGIVAQQLLQTRDGRGRVVAVEVLFATPAVRNLIREAKGYQIYNVMQTGQKYGMQTMDQALADLYRRGKISYEMAMARAIDPHDIRQLLSRAG; translated from the coding sequence ATGGAATTGACTGATCTATTAGAAGAGGTTTTGCGAAGAGAAGCATCGGATTTGCACCTTACGGTGGGAACTCCTCCCGTAATACGGATTCACGGGGATCTCGTTCGCCTAGATTATCCTAAGCTAACTCCCAAGGATACCAAGGAGATGGTTTATAGCATCCTTACATCGGAGCAGCGGGAGAGGTTGGAAAAGAATTTGGAGCTTGATTTCTCCTATTCCTTACCTGGGAAAGCCCGATTCAGAGTGAACATATATCATCAGCGAAATAGTCTCGCCGCTGCTTTCCGTTTCATCCCCGTTGAGATAAAAACCCTTGAAGAGCTAGGTCTCCCGAAGATTCTGGAAACACTGGCCAGAAAACCAAGGGGTTTTGTGTTGGTCACTGGACCAACCGGTAGTGGAAAGACAACGACACTCGCCGCTTTGATCAACATCATCAATGAAACACGAAACGTTCACATAATGACCATCGAAGATCCCATAGAGTATCTCCATCATCACAAAAAGTCCATCGTTAATCAGAGGGAAGTTGGCTTGGATACCAAATCCTTTGCAAATGCCCTCAAGTATGTATTGCGTCAGGACCCAGATGTCATCTTAATAGGGGAGATGCGCGATGTTGAGACTATCGCCACTGCGTTAACCGCCGCCGAAACGGGACATCTAGTCTTTGCAACTCTTCACACTCCAGATGCTCCCCAGTCGATTGACCGGATCATCGATGTGTTCCCTCCACATCAGCAGCAGCAGGTGCGGATCCAACTCGCTGGCACCCTGCAAGGAATAGTAGCTCAACAACTCCTGCAGACTCGAGATGGAAGGGGTAGAGTGGTTGCCGTGGAGGTTCTTTTTGCCACCCCAGCGGTTCGGAATCTCATTAGAGAGGCGAAAGGGTACCAAATTTATAACGTCATGCAAACTGGACAGAAGTACGGAATGCAGACGATGGACCAAGCCTTAGCCGATCTTTACCGGAGGGGGAAGATATCTTACGAGATGGCTATGGCGCGGGCAATCGACCCCCACGATATAAGGCAGCTTCTTAGTCGAGCGGGATAG
- a CDS encoding ATPase, T2SS/T4P/T4SS family — translation MVTKLDEELKEILINEGIVTPEQLARAEEVRKETGKSLAQTLVDMKLISEATLTSVLAKRKGLPFVDLGECKINASAVAIISEEIARRYLVFPIDFEGDRLVVAMADPANVFAIDDLRIVTGYDIKPVVSTESDILSAINHYYRMGEALGREIEGIMEIEEEIPVEKIHEIAEEVPIVKLVNLVITRAIHDRASDIHIEPQEKDLRVRYRIDGVLHEVMRSPRRIQPALTSRIKIMAGMDIAECRKPQDGHCGLTVGGKAYDFRVATLPTVHGERVVLRILEKESILMDLNDLGFLPESLKKFKSSFTKPYGTILVTGPTGSGKSTTLYAVLNVLNIPEKNIVTIEDPVEYRLHGINQIQINPKAGLTFARGLRSILRSSPDIIMIGEIRDRETAQIAIEAALTGHLVLSTLHTNDAPGAITRLTEMGIPPFLVSSAVDCVQAQRLARRLCKGCKESYNPSTKALKEIGFPLEGDDIATLYRPKGCSKCNDTGYKGRIGIYEIMLMSETIKRLTVEKATAEEIKEVAIAEGMRTLRQDGFEKVRLGITSIEEIMRVIV, via the coding sequence ATGGTGACAAAATTGGATGAAGAACTCAAAGAAATCCTGATAAATGAGGGGATTGTGACTCCGGAGCAGCTGGCGAGGGCCGAGGAGGTTCGAAAGGAGACTGGAAAATCTTTAGCTCAAACTCTCGTGGATATGAAGTTAATCAGTGAGGCCACTTTAACCTCCGTCCTTGCGAAAAGGAAGGGTCTCCCCTTCGTTGATTTAGGAGAATGTAAGATCAATGCAAGTGCTGTAGCCATCATCTCCGAAGAGATAGCCCGGCGATATCTCGTCTTTCCCATCGATTTTGAGGGCGATAGGTTGGTCGTGGCTATGGCCGATCCCGCCAACGTCTTCGCCATCGACGACTTGAGGATCGTCACGGGTTACGACATAAAGCCCGTGGTGAGCACGGAATCCGATATCCTTTCTGCCATCAATCATTATTACAGAATGGGCGAGGCACTGGGACGGGAGATCGAAGGTATCATGGAGATAGAGGAGGAAATCCCGGTAGAGAAAATTCATGAGATCGCTGAGGAGGTACCCATCGTAAAGCTGGTAAATTTGGTAATCACCCGGGCGATCCATGACCGGGCAAGCGATATCCACATCGAACCCCAGGAAAAGGATTTAAGAGTAAGATACCGAATAGATGGCGTTCTCCACGAGGTCATGCGCTCCCCAAGGAGGATTCAACCCGCCCTCACCTCTCGCATTAAGATTATGGCCGGAATGGACATCGCCGAGTGTCGTAAGCCCCAGGATGGACATTGTGGACTAACCGTTGGAGGGAAGGCTTATGACTTCAGGGTGGCCACCCTTCCCACAGTTCATGGGGAGAGGGTCGTTCTCCGTATTTTGGAGAAGGAAAGCATTCTGATGGATTTGAATGATTTGGGATTCCTCCCAGAGAGCCTTAAGAAATTCAAATCCTCATTCACGAAGCCCTATGGGACCATCTTGGTCACCGGACCCACTGGGAGTGGTAAGTCGACCACTCTTTATGCTGTGCTAAATGTCCTCAATATACCGGAGAAAAACATCGTTACCATAGAAGATCCCGTGGAATACAGATTACACGGCATTAATCAAATTCAGATAAATCCCAAAGCTGGCTTAACCTTTGCTAGAGGTTTAAGATCGATCCTGAGGTCCTCACCCGATATCATAATGATAGGCGAAATTCGAGATAGAGAAACCGCACAAATAGCAATAGAAGCAGCCTTAACGGGACATTTGGTGTTATCGACCCTACATACAAATGATGCTCCCGGAGCCATCACCAGACTCACAGAGATGGGAATTCCTCCATTTCTCGTTTCTTCAGCCGTTGATTGTGTTCAGGCTCAAAGACTCGCCAGAAGATTGTGCAAGGGATGTAAAGAGTCCTACAATCCTTCCACAAAAGCACTGAAAGAGATTGGTTTCCCCTTGGAGGGCGATGATATAGCCACACTTTATCGTCCCAAAGGTTGTAGCAAGTGCAATGATACTGGATATAAGGGAAGAATAGGGATCTATGAAATAATGTTGATGAGTGAGACCATTAAGCGACTCACCGTGGAAAAAGCCACCGCTGAGGAGATCAAAGAGGTAGCCATCGCCGAGGGGATGAGGACCCTAAGGCAGGATGGCTTCGAGAAAGTGCGTTTGGGGATCACCTCCATCGAGGAGATAATGAGGGTCATAGTCTAA
- a CDS encoding ATPase, T2SS/T4P/T4SS family — protein MVRVKKRLGKILIEAGLITEAQLQKALESRDSKSLVRTLVDLGYVTEGDIAKTLAERMHLPFINLEDYKINSNAATIISEEVARRYLVFPIDFEGDRLVVAMADPANVFAIDDLSIVTGYDIKPVVSTESSILSAIHQYARVDKTIEQVAESIAAESEVREALTEEREAEEAPVVKLVDLIITEAVRERANDIHIEPQEKDLRVRYRIDGVLHEVMCSPKRIQPGLTSRIKIMAGMDIAERRIPQDGRFGLTLDKKSIDFRVATLPTVHGEKIVLRLLEKESILMDLNDLGILPGSLKRFKSSFTKPYGAILVTGPTGSGKTTTLYAVLNVLNSVEKNIITVEDPVEYRLSGINQIQINPKAGLTFATGLRSILRNDPDIVMIGEIRDQETAMIAIESALTGHLVLSTLHTNDAPSSLTRLTEMGVEPFLTSSAVDCIVAQRLARRLCNHCKESYTPDPKVLRDVGFPLSEDKEVPTLYRPKGCGKCDGTGYKGRIGVFEVMLVSETIKRLTVEKATTEEIKEVAIAEGMRTLRQDGFEKVRLGITSIEEIMRVIV, from the coding sequence ATGGTGAGGGTTAAAAAGAGACTGGGCAAAATTTTGATAGAAGCCGGTCTCATCACGGAGGCACAACTGCAAAAAGCCTTAGAGTCCAGGGATAGCAAATCGCTGGTGCGGACTCTCGTCGATTTAGGATATGTCACCGAGGGAGATATCGCAAAGACCCTAGCTGAAAGGATGCACCTTCCCTTCATAAATTTGGAGGATTACAAGATTAACTCCAATGCCGCGACCATAATTTCGGAGGAAGTGGCCCGGCGATATCTCGTCTTTCCCATCGATTTTGAGGGCGATAGGTTGGTCGTGGCTATGGCCGATCCCGCCAACGTCTTCGCCATCGACGACTTGAGCATCGTCACGGGTTACGACATAAAACCCGTGGTGAGCACGGAATCGAGCATCCTCAGCGCAATCCATCAATACGCAAGGGTGGATAAAACCATCGAGCAAGTGGCGGAGAGCATTGCCGCCGAAAGCGAGGTTCGTGAGGCTTTAACGGAGGAGCGAGAAGCCGAAGAAGCCCCCGTGGTCAAACTGGTCGATTTAATCATCACGGAAGCTGTGCGGGAGCGAGCAAATGATATCCACATTGAACCCCAGGAAAAGGATTTAAGAGTAAGATACCGAATAGATGGCGTTCTCCACGAGGTCATGTGCTCCCCAAAGAGGATTCAACCCGGTCTCACCTCTCGTATTAAGATCATGGCTGGAATGGACATCGCCGAGCGTCGCATCCCCCAGGACGGACGTTTTGGCCTAACACTTGATAAAAAATCGATTGACTTTCGGGTAGCGACTTTACCTACGGTCCATGGGGAAAAAATCGTACTTCGTCTCCTGGAGAAGGAAAGTATCTTGATGGATCTCAATGATTTAGGCATTCTTCCAGGGAGCCTTAAGAGATTCAAATCCTCATTCACGAAGCCCTATGGGGCCATCTTGGTCACCGGACCCACTGGGAGTGGTAAAACCACGACCCTATATGCTGTTCTCAATGTTTTAAATTCAGTTGAGAAAAACATCATCACCGTTGAAGATCCGGTCGAGTATAGACTTTCCGGCATCAATCAAATTCAGATAAATCCCAAAGCTGGCTTAACCTTTGCAACGGGACTCCGTTCCATTTTGAGAAACGATCCGGATATCGTGATGATAGGCGAGATCCGTGATCAGGAGACGGCTATGATAGCCATAGAATCGGCACTTACCGGTCACCTGGTGCTATCCACCCTGCACACGAACGATGCTCCCTCATCCCTTACCAGGTTAACGGAGATGGGAGTGGAACCATTTCTTACTTCTTCCGCAGTGGACTGCATAGTCGCTCAGCGACTTGCAAGGAGGCTATGTAACCATTGCAAGGAATCATATACTCCAGATCCAAAGGTTTTACGAGATGTCGGTTTTCCTCTGAGCGAGGATAAGGAGGTACCAACTTTATATAGACCCAAGGGTTGCGGCAAGTGCGATGGAACGGGTTATAAAGGTAGGATAGGTGTGTTCGAAGTCATGTTGGTGAGCGAAACCATTAAGCGACTCACCGTGGAAAAAGCCACCACTGAGGAGATCAAAGAGGTAGCCATCGCCGAGGGGATGAGGACCCTAAGGCAGGATGGCTTCGAGAAAGTGCGTTTGGGGATCACCTCCATCGAGGAGATAATGAGGGTCATAGTCTAA
- a CDS encoding shikimate dehydrogenase, whose protein sequence is MLRIDGQTKLTGIIGYPLRYTLSPVLHNAAFQHLSLNWCYVPLPVERPLLHQALEGIKALNFVGINVTMPYKEEVIPFLDEIASYARIVGAVNTIHVKGNRLIGYNTDGRGFLASLQRDAKFDPKGKNILIVGAGGAARSIAVSLALAGANYIAILNRTLERAHSLGQLLQENFPSCEVEAMDFEADLSYVFLKAEVVINATPVGMDPKSGELPFPVELLKPKHLVCDLIYKPRETLLLKLAKEKGARTLGGLGMLLHQGAAAFEIWTNLEPPIAVMRKALEEALGEDRHGEG, encoded by the coding sequence ATGTTAAGAATCGATGGTCAAACAAAATTGACGGGAATCATCGGTTATCCCCTGCGATATACGCTTTCTCCGGTGCTCCATAATGCGGCCTTTCAGCACCTCAGCCTGAATTGGTGTTATGTACCCCTTCCGGTGGAGAGACCCCTTCTTCACCAGGCGTTGGAGGGCATAAAAGCTCTCAATTTTGTTGGGATAAATGTAACCATGCCTTACAAGGAGGAAGTCATCCCGTTTTTGGATGAGATTGCCTCCTATGCTCGGATTGTGGGAGCGGTAAATACCATTCACGTGAAGGGAAATAGATTAATCGGATATAACACGGATGGAAGGGGATTTTTAGCTTCCCTTCAAAGGGATGCGAAATTTGATCCGAAGGGGAAAAATATTTTGATTGTGGGAGCAGGTGGAGCTGCTCGCTCCATAGCGGTTTCCCTAGCCTTAGCAGGGGCAAATTATATAGCCATACTCAACCGCACTTTGGAGAGAGCACATTCCCTGGGTCAACTTCTCCAAGAAAACTTCCCTTCCTGCGAAGTTGAGGCAATGGATTTCGAAGCCGATCTATCTTACGTCTTTTTGAAGGCCGAAGTGGTGATCAATGCCACTCCAGTGGGTATGGATCCGAAAAGCGGGGAACTTCCCTTCCCCGTGGAGTTGCTAAAACCCAAGCATCTCGTGTGTGATTTGATTTACAAACCGAGGGAGACTTTACTCCTCAAGTTAGCCAAGGAGAAGGGAGCCCGTACCCTTGGAGGATTAGGCATGCTTCTTCATCAAGGTGCCGCGGCTTTTGAGATTTGGACGAATTTAGAACCTCCTATAGCGGTAATGCGCAAAGCCTTGGAGGAAGCTTTGGGGGAAGATCGTCATGGTGAGGGTTAA
- a CDS encoding YqeG family HAD IIIA-type phosphatase translates to MRDKRHKSYGSVWRLLRLLCPSKYYDSVCEIDLAELKRRGIDGLIIDLDNTLVPRYERETPQRIRRWLQEAILQGFRICILSNNWTTRASKIASQLKLPLLAPAGKPRQRAFLRAIKLLDVSPEQTVVIGDQIFTDILGGNRLGLKTILVVPISPQEMLHTKFLRRLERLVLKKLRERNLLKE, encoded by the coding sequence GTGCGAGATAAAAGGCATAAGTCCTACGGATCCGTCTGGAGATTGTTAAGGCTTCTTTGCCCGAGTAAATATTATGACTCCGTGTGCGAGATCGATCTGGCTGAGCTTAAACGCCGGGGTATCGACGGTTTGATAATAGATCTGGATAATACTCTCGTTCCTCGATACGAGCGAGAAACTCCTCAGAGAATTCGTCGATGGCTTCAAGAGGCCATCCTCCAGGGATTTCGAATCTGCATTCTCTCCAATAACTGGACTACTCGAGCAAGTAAGATCGCTAGTCAACTCAAATTACCCCTCCTGGCTCCCGCGGGAAAACCCAGGCAGCGAGCATTCTTGAGGGCAATTAAGCTGCTCGATGTTTCCCCCGAGCAAACTGTGGTTATTGGAGATCAGATATTTACCGATATATTAGGAGGGAATAGATTGGGACTAAAAACCATTCTGGTGGTTCCCATAAGTCCCCAGGAAATGTTGCACACGAAATTTCTGCGCAGACTCGAGAGATTGGTGCTTAAAAAATTGCGAGAAAGGAATTTGCTTAAAGAATAG
- the mltG gene encoding endolytic transglycosylase MltG, with product MIRSPLPSFYRDIWIIFAVGRGLNLPIPNWREIRAGKFRRILISAVVVFLLISFYFLALHRPPKGGAVELVIKPKTPTSKIAHLLVEKKILSEPYLFRFLLRIKGIDILPGKYRFRRGMSHTEVLNIFLQGPLKKIFMVTIPEGFTTDQIVERIGVKTEINAEEFRQLAKNGTTLGIFNYDFLKSNATPGLEGYLFPKTYIVIEDTTPKQFIDMLLTQFEKEISSLNWSEAEKRNLTLHNVITVASLVEREAKVPEERSLISAVIYNRLNKGMPLQIDATVQYALPRWKPKLSKEDLKIDSPYNTYLHPGLPPGPICNPGLESIRAALNPAQVDYLYYVVTDPEGRHTFTNSYEEFLKAKRKAKSAR from the coding sequence TTGATAAGATCGCCGCTACCCTCATTTTACAGGGATATCTGGATAATCTTCGCAGTGGGGAGGGGTTTAAATCTGCCCATTCCTAACTGGAGGGAGATTCGAGCGGGAAAATTTAGAAGGATTTTAATCTCCGCCGTAGTGGTTTTCCTTTTAATCTCCTTTTATTTTCTCGCCCTTCATCGACCCCCAAAAGGGGGAGCAGTGGAGTTAGTGATCAAACCCAAGACCCCGACCTCCAAAATAGCCCATCTTTTGGTCGAAAAGAAGATCCTGTCTGAACCATATCTTTTCCGATTCTTACTGCGCATCAAGGGAATAGACATCTTACCCGGTAAGTACAGGTTTAGAAGGGGAATGTCCCATACAGAAGTCTTGAATATTTTTCTCCAGGGGCCGCTCAAAAAGATTTTTATGGTTACAATACCCGAGGGGTTCACCACCGATCAAATCGTGGAAAGAATTGGAGTCAAGACGGAGATAAACGCCGAGGAGTTCAGGCAGCTCGCGAAGAATGGCACCACATTGGGGATTTTTAATTATGATTTTCTAAAAAGCAATGCCACACCCGGTTTAGAGGGCTATCTTTTTCCAAAAACCTACATCGTGATCGAAGATACCACCCCAAAACAATTTATAGATATGTTGCTCACCCAGTTTGAAAAGGAGATATCATCCCTTAACTGGTCTGAAGCTGAGAAGAGAAATTTAACTCTCCATAATGTGATAACGGTAGCCTCGTTAGTTGAAAGGGAGGCAAAGGTTCCCGAGGAGCGGAGTTTGATTTCGGCCGTCATATACAACCGCCTCAACAAGGGAATGCCTCTTCAAATAGATGCCACGGTTCAATACGCTTTACCTCGATGGAAGCCGAAGTTATCCAAAGAGGATCTGAAAATTGACTCTCCTTACAATACTTATCTACATCCCGGTCTTCCCCCAGGTCCAATATGCAACCCTGGTTTGGAGTCCATAAGAGCGGCGTTAAACCCCGCACAGGTAGATTACCTGTATTATGTGGTTACTGATCCAGAAGGGAGACATACTTTCACCAATTCTTATGAAGAATTCTTGAAGGCAAAGAGAAAGGCAAAAAGTGCGAGATAA
- the ruvX gene encoding Holliday junction resolvase RuvX, producing MRKMGLDIGAKNIGVAISDPLCKTAQGLTTIKRSNFSREVRKLKELIENYQVDEIIVGIPLNLNGSSGPPARMVEEYVRKLSSQLEVPIKCWDERLTTLSARKTLLQANVRRAQRKMVIDKIAATLILQGYLDNLRSGEGFKSAHS from the coding sequence ATGCGAAAGATGGGTCTTGACATTGGAGCAAAAAATATTGGGGTTGCTATCTCCGATCCTCTTTGTAAGACTGCCCAGGGTCTGACCACTATTAAGAGGAGTAATTTTTCCCGCGAGGTTCGGAAACTCAAAGAACTTATTGAAAATTACCAGGTAGATGAGATAATTGTGGGCATTCCCCTTAATTTAAATGGAAGTTCGGGTCCTCCAGCCAGAATGGTTGAGGAATATGTAAGGAAGCTTTCTTCGCAACTGGAGGTACCCATAAAGTGTTGGGATGAGAGGTTAACTACACTTTCAGCGAGGAAGACTCTCCTGCAGGCCAATGTAAGGCGAGCTCAGAGAAAAATGGTGATTGATAAGATCGCCGCTACCCTCATTTTACAGGGATATCTGGATAATCTTCGCAGTGGGGAGGGGTTTAAATCTGCCCATTCCTAA